A part of Limihaloglobus sulfuriphilus genomic DNA contains:
- a CDS encoding glycosyl hydrolase family 95 catalytic domain-containing protein, whose product MENKSFKAVSFYVIIVISFNVILEAGELKLWYDEPAKQWSQALPVGNGRLGAMVFGRADQELIQLNEDSIWAGQGYYKPMPQMLENLPQVRQLIFDGKYREAQDLAKKTMTIKNDPRFGSYRPLGDMKITFEGIENFQKYHRQLDLDTAIASTRFDTVNGTYTRELFCSYPDQVMVVFLKGDQPNQIFCEIELTRQHRAVTKAIDDSTLSLKGQCEHGGVKFGALARVVLTGGSVKTENDKIKITAADSVVLYLTANTSYYHDDYMEICQKQIDKALSRGYEKIRKDHIADHQRLFRRVRLDLGTTEVSLLPTDERLKLIKEDTEEMKDDSDLAALLFQYGRYLLIASSRPATLPANLQGIWNPLFDPPWFSDYHVNINTQMNYWPVENCNLAELAEPLYDFIDRCTKYGRIAAKERYGCRGFVLSSCTNIWAVSEMRSGLVGLWQEGAGWACRQLWEHYLFSQDKEFLAERAYPRLKEIAQFYLDLLVEHPKYGWLVSGPTISPENMFIIPGEEPEPDHLARAGREGSGIDSDKKASVSMGPTMANQIIRDIFTQCIYASEILKVDQKFRSELIEKRSRLAPMQIGKYGQLQEWLEDFEEAKPGHRHVSHLYGLQPGSQITLRGTPELAAAARKTLERRLEHGGGWTGWSAAWLTNIWARLEDGEQAYKALKSQMRNCMFDNLLDNHYRADGAVFQIDGNFGAANAVAEMLLASHTGEIHLLPALPKYWEDGYVKGLCARGGFEVDIYWQNGKLSKAAISSKYGGRCRLRYGGKIIGFDTGIGKNYNLDSSLKITF is encoded by the coding sequence ATGGAAAACAAATCTTTTAAAGCAGTGTCTTTCTACGTTATAATTGTAATCAGTTTTAACGTAATTCTTGAGGCAGGTGAATTGAAACTATGGTATGATGAACCTGCAAAGCAGTGGTCTCAGGCTCTGCCGGTTGGTAACGGCAGGCTCGGTGCAATGGTATTCGGCAGAGCTGATCAGGAACTCATTCAGTTAAATGAAGACAGTATCTGGGCAGGTCAGGGGTATTACAAACCCATGCCTCAAATGCTGGAAAACCTTCCTCAAGTCAGACAGCTGATCTTTGATGGCAAATACAGAGAAGCCCAAGACCTTGCTAAGAAAACGATGACTATAAAGAATGATCCACGTTTTGGAAGTTACAGGCCATTGGGGGATATGAAGATTACTTTTGAGGGAATTGAGAATTTTCAGAAATACCATCGTCAGCTCGACCTCGATACCGCCATTGCCTCTACGCGATTCGATACCGTTAATGGCACATACACCCGTGAGCTTTTCTGCAGCTATCCCGATCAGGTAATGGTGGTTTTTCTTAAAGGTGATCAACCGAATCAGATATTTTGTGAAATAGAATTAACTCGTCAGCACCGTGCTGTTACAAAAGCAATAGATGACAGTACCCTTTCCCTCAAGGGGCAATGCGAACACGGAGGTGTCAAGTTTGGGGCACTGGCCAGGGTGGTCTTAACCGGCGGGAGCGTAAAAACTGAAAATGATAAAATAAAAATCACTGCGGCTGATTCAGTTGTGCTGTACTTAACGGCAAATACTTCATATTACCATGATGATTATATGGAAATCTGTCAAAAGCAGATAGACAAGGCTTTGTCACGCGGTTATGAAAAAATCAGAAAAGACCATATCGCTGATCATCAGAGGCTTTTTAGACGTGTAAGGCTTGATCTGGGAACAACTGAGGTCTCTTTGCTGCCGACAGATGAAAGGCTCAAGCTGATCAAAGAAGATACCGAAGAAATGAAAGATGACTCTGACCTTGCGGCACTTCTTTTCCAGTACGGCAGATACCTTTTGATCGCAAGTTCAAGACCAGCTACTTTACCGGCTAATCTGCAAGGGATATGGAATCCGCTCTTCGATCCGCCATGGTTTTCTGATTATCATGTAAACATCAATACGCAAATGAATTACTGGCCGGTGGAAAACTGCAATCTTGCTGAACTGGCCGAGCCGCTTTATGATTTCATCGACAGGTGCACAAAATACGGCCGTATTGCCGCCAAAGAACGTTATGGATGCAGAGGTTTTGTGCTCAGCTCTTGTACAAATATTTGGGCAGTTTCTGAAATGCGCAGCGGCCTGGTGGGTTTGTGGCAGGAAGGGGCCGGCTGGGCATGCCGGCAGCTATGGGAACATTATCTATTTTCACAGGACAAGGAATTCCTCGCCGAACGAGCATATCCGCGGCTGAAAGAGATAGCCCAGTTCTACCTTGATCTGCTTGTCGAACATCCCAAATATGGCTGGCTTGTATCAGGGCCGACCATCTCACCGGAAAACATGTTCATCATACCCGGAGAAGAGCCGGAGCCCGACCATCTGGCCCGGGCCGGACGCGAAGGCAGCGGGATTGATTCTGATAAAAAAGCTTCCGTTTCCATGGGGCCGACAATGGCTAATCAGATAATTCGGGATATATTTACCCAGTGTATCTATGCTTCAGAAATACTTAAAGTAGATCAAAAGTTTCGCTCAGAGCTGATAGAAAAAAGAAGCAGGCTCGCTCCTATGCAGATCGGTAAATACGGCCAGCTGCAGGAATGGCTTGAGGATTTCGAGGAAGCTAAACCGGGGCATCGACATGTTTCTCATCTCTATGGTCTCCAGCCCGGCAGCCAGATAACGCTGCGCGGGACACCGGAGCTGGCGGCAGCAGCGAGAAAAACTTTAGAAAGGCGGTTAGAGCATGGCGGCGGATGGACCGGCTGGAGTGCTGCATGGCTTACCAATATCTGGGCAAGACTGGAGGACGGAGAGCAGGCATATAAGGCTCTGAAATCACAAATGCGAAACTGTATGTTCGACAACCTGTTAGACAATCACTACCGGGCCGATGGAGCCGTTTTTCAGATAGACGGAAACTTTGGTGCCGCCAATGCGGTTGCAGAAATGCTTCTTGCGAGCCATACCGGAGAAATACATCTGCTGCCTGCATTGCCGAAATATTGGGAAGACGGGTATGTTAAGGGGCTTTGCGCCCGCGGCGGTTTTGAAGTTGACATCTATTGGCAAAACGGAAAATTGAGTAAAGCTGCGATAAGTTCAAAGTATGGGGGTAGATGTCGTCTCCGCTATGGTGGGAAAATTATCGGGTTTGATACAGGAATTGGCAAGAATTATAATCTTGATAGTAGTTTGAAAATAACATTCTAA
- a CDS encoding glycosyl hydrolase family 95 catalytic domain-containing protein, whose amino-acid sequence MTTKKLYIIGLFGAVSFFFLMPASAFARDWKLWYRYPAREWEEALPVGNGRIGGMVFGGIDRERISLNEESIWSGTPVPKEATNVHQLVIKKQRELYFAGKPHEAKKVNTSNVEISPDFDVRKEKIEGTSRSRHIYKPLADLYLHFGSTRELPSDYYRDLDLDRAVATVKYNSAGINYTREVFCSHPDQVMVVRVTADKPGQISFNTKMTRRIDVKADMYRYDAELGAKVESITRPPDPVIRVISPGRFSFSGQADPDGVEFTAHFQVIAQGGNVKRIPEGFEVEDADSAVLYVTAATDYNHENPDDIACSHMDSVSRKSFDELLQRHVEDHQSLFRRVDIDLGTSRNAEMPTDKRVLAHQLGIKDCRVPEDMERDPDLYALYFQYGRYLMIACSRPGTMPPALQGIWNDSLLPPWFGGHTSDINVEMNYWPVETCNLSECHRALLDFVEGFSDAASKSADISYGCRGMVVNGMTIWGPKTAASNWQDFGGWLSQHFWEHYAFTGDEEYLAEHAYPFMKENALFYLDFMVKDPRNGWLLTGPAYSPENQFLYPDGSRGHSDMGVTMSLAIIRDLFENTIKAGEILGVDPGLRSQMKAALDDLAPYQIGIFGQLQEWLFDYDEVYPGHRHMSHLFGVAPGYSITPRTTTELAEAAKKSLIRRLDNNGGWTGWSRAWALNLAARLKDGELARQQLQLQLERTTFYNLFDSHPRKGGNTICFQIEGNFGSIAGMAEMFLQSHEDYIELMPAHPSAWKKGYVKGLRARGGFEVDIAWDDGKLTEAVIKSLNGKDCRVRYGDKIIKLKTEPGKNYKFNESLKLI is encoded by the coding sequence ATGACCACCAAAAAGCTGTACATAATAGGATTATTCGGAGCAGTTTCATTTTTTTTCTTGATGCCGGCCAGTGCCTTTGCCAGAGATTGGAAGCTATGGTATAGGTATCCCGCCCGCGAATGGGAAGAGGCCCTGCCGGTCGGTAATGGACGTATCGGGGGAATGGTATTTGGGGGGATTGACAGGGAAAGGATTTCCTTGAATGAGGAGAGCATCTGGTCCGGTACTCCTGTCCCTAAAGAAGCTACAAATGTCCATCAGTTGGTGATCAAGAAACAGCGGGAGCTTTATTTCGCCGGTAAACCCCATGAAGCAAAAAAGGTTAATACCTCAAATGTAGAAATTTCCCCCGATTTTGATGTTCGCAAAGAAAAGATAGAAGGCACAAGCCGTTCTCGCCATATATATAAACCTTTGGCAGATTTGTATCTGCATTTCGGCAGCACTCGTGAACTGCCGAGCGATTATTATAGAGATCTTGATCTTGACCGTGCGGTTGCGACGGTGAAATATAATAGTGCCGGCATAAATTATACCCGCGAAGTATTCTGCAGTCATCCGGATCAGGTTATGGTTGTTCGTGTTACCGCTGATAAACCGGGGCAAATATCATTTAATACTAAAATGACCCGCAGAATAGATGTTAAGGCTGATATGTACCGCTATGATGCCGAGCTTGGTGCGAAGGTTGAAAGCATTACCCGTCCTCCTGACCCGGTGATTAGAGTTATCTCTCCGGGCAGGTTCAGCTTTAGCGGACAGGCAGACCCTGATGGGGTAGAATTCACAGCTCACTTTCAGGTTATTGCTCAAGGGGGCAATGTTAAAAGAATTCCGGAGGGATTTGAGGTAGAAGATGCCGATTCTGCGGTGCTGTATGTAACCGCGGCAACCGATTATAACCATGAAAATCCCGATGATATAGCGTGCAGCCATATGGATTCGGTTTCAAGGAAGTCTTTTGATGAACTGCTCCAACGGCACGTTGAAGACCACCAAAGCCTTTTCAGACGCGTCGATATTGATCTGGGAACAAGCCGCAATGCTGAGATGCCGACAGATAAGCGTGTTCTTGCACATCAGTTAGGAATAAAAGATTGCCGTGTTCCAGAAGATATGGAACGTGACCCGGATCTATACGCATTATATTTTCAGTACGGCAGGTATCTGATGATAGCCTGCTCACGACCTGGCACCATGCCGCCGGCCCTGCAGGGTATCTGGAATGACAGCCTCCTGCCGCCATGGTTTGGCGGACATACATCAGATATAAATGTAGAGATGAACTATTGGCCGGTAGAGACCTGTAATCTTAGCGAATGTCATCGTGCGCTGCTTGATTTCGTTGAAGGTTTTAGCGATGCTGCCAGTAAATCAGCAGACATTTCATACGGCTGCAGGGGAATGGTAGTTAATGGAATGACAATATGGGGCCCTAAAACTGCAGCATCAAATTGGCAGGATTTCGGCGGCTGGCTGTCTCAGCACTTCTGGGAGCATTACGCCTTTACAGGTGATGAAGAATATCTTGCCGAACATGCTTATCCTTTTATGAAAGAAAATGCACTTTTTTATCTAGATTTTATGGTAAAGGATCCCCGAAACGGCTGGCTCTTAACCGGCCCTGCATATTCACCGGAAAATCAGTTTTTGTATCCGGATGGCAGCAGGGGACACTCGGATATGGGAGTTACGATGAGTCTGGCAATCATCAGGGACCTGTTTGAAAATACCATAAAGGCCGGCGAAATTCTCGGTGTCGATCCAGGCTTAAGATCACAGATGAAGGCCGCGCTTGATGATCTTGCGCCATACCAGATCGGCATATTCGGCCAGTTGCAGGAATGGCTTTTCGATTATGACGAGGTCTATCCAGGTCATCGCCACATGTCGCATTTGTTCGGAGTAGCCCCGGGCTATTCGATAACTCCGAGGACTACTACTGAATTAGCAGAAGCGGCAAAGAAATCGCTGATTCGCAGGCTTGACAATAACGGCGGCTGGACAGGTTGGAGCAGGGCCTGGGCATTGAACTTGGCTGCAAGATTAAAAGACGGCGAACTTGCACGTCAGCAGCTCCAGTTACAGCTTGAAAGGACAACTTTCTATAATCTTTTCGACTCACATCCCCGAAAAGGCGGAAATACCATCTGTTTCCAAATTGAAGGCAACTTCGGAAGTATCGCAGGTATGGCAGAGATGTTCTTGCAAAGCCATGAAGATTATATTGAACTAATGCCCGCGCACCCCAGCGCTTGGAAGAAAGGTTATGTAAAGGGGCTGCGTGCCCGCGGCGGTTTTGAAGTGGATATTGCCTGGGATGATGGCAAACTTACAGAAGCAGTAATTAAGTCGCTTAACGGCAAGGATTGCCGGGTGCGTTATGGCGACAAGATAATAAAACTTAAGACTGAGCCCGGAAAAAATTACAAGTTTAATGAAAGTCTGAAATTGATTTAA
- a CDS encoding carboxypeptidase regulatory-like domain-containing protein codes for MPKKSVLLLLLFVYFQANVPAAVYWDNDSKDQKWQTPGNWSGNAGPTAYPAVDIGEPNGPQECIIGSGIMANEPIRLSIGNNAGTEGSILIDGGDLVCNQFLNIGYNGKGICRLKSGTITTELYDVEVAGTHGGNEGVLEVLGGTITAQRFFCVAQGVDSVATINISGGLIDVLDYDFGKSSGGDLMQGTTTVNLSGGTITAGRNFYAGRGGTFTMNMTGGTVNAQTMYLGSDSSGASTTNALVICGGGVININSLQINSSAISAKLDMRGGTVIIEGDVESMINSYVSAGYIVAWDGLGDIFASYDTPIAGKTTLYADSYNPFAAYDLSPVGLETNLSAELSWQGGLEADLHHVYFSTSFDDVNNRAPAADKGYQISPYDVVVGDFEQGQIYYWCVDEVNSGTRETWPGEVVSFTTISGLIENTDYRIMLLPDMGLRLEDKESGVTADFSSEFTVIHSTFQPSLTPEYMQYASWATGQNPFSTGANYVLQANSVKVIEDTIVWSFPTHSKFVLEAWVDMSTDYNEPALFYTITASSSGWFMTAYTGAPEVNPATMELLPQPTMWGRKHIDPPDGGSVIFPDEPKSTPEHAAPMPAVAVRDNGVTCAVAVNPDFQKFWVPNYRRYEFALGIRNPEGNAQPIIFAPQMGAQYGSGNWGEGTPTDTDSYLDVGESFSFSQLWIVDGAEWKDVYRSIAENIYNVRDQRDNSGPGSMNKLLDNLRDYALVGHGTGHDINEGPNHDANGNPTYDFFDPAYKNYNMWDTEQKCNEYYIDQPAAFKILGGLFAINAAIVTDDEELFWNRALPQVEYCLSREKMGFQPYNYNYNDMMAISNNMDGPFMSGIDLGHLYWMTGARTDAFKTYSLEKGYTAAYTRFEQSLEWYRLWGDPAELDYAIDGAYYTISNPYHIYDFQKFLEIYDETADPNFLEEAEKYAYNFTTTLNTSPRVPDANIIVDINNEAPIHHHTYGRHAAWGFDPPEPMYAPEQEVPAWRPAFTGMQPMTYRAFTFSEFPGPLLRLSGNLDDDFLKSLARWGAVGRWANWPGQQFSTIDHSLVYEQDDYPMHPLQYMTFTSVHPWHHYMYFLYAIDFMVNDVITKSNGNVDFPRRNIQDKGAGGRQNLWGHDSGRFYEDQDVILWLPRNLISLNTEQINYIAGYGNGNLYLALSNQSFDPLTDVSVTLNPDRVGFSSTHTVKVWEENAPQKAKLLSEGALTVNVAASGLTVLVIENVEIKTGKVHREIFGKPKYTLTPESLSRTSEPFGKMVGMIISFGPELTEAYCYTDAKAHFHEGGDADYVVMRYSLDGGPWHKVTDEIFPFEFSTMLSPDANEFSFYFDKVDMAGNHTISEIRTLDARKITTLSGRVADIDGSGILGVEVMCSGSASVVTGSEGKYNIENVLGGPQTLMVSKAGYEFIPSQRTVDLRIGSLGNIDWVGKYGQFSTLDYIHILASDWLSVDVIDLLSIPYCLCTPVGDLNQDCRVNYLDLSHIAP; via the coding sequence ATGCCCAAAAAAAGTGTCTTATTACTATTGTTGTTTGTTTACTTCCAAGCTAATGTACCTGCGGCTGTTTACTGGGATAATGACAGTAAGGACCAGAAATGGCAAACACCTGGTAATTGGTCCGGCAACGCCGGGCCGACCGCGTATCCGGCGGTTGATATTGGCGAGCCCAATGGCCCGCAAGAGTGCATTATCGGTTCGGGAATTATGGCTAATGAGCCGATACGGTTGTCGATAGGTAATAATGCCGGAACAGAGGGCTCTATTCTTATTGACGGGGGTGATCTTGTTTGCAATCAGTTTTTAAATATTGGTTATAATGGTAAAGGTATATGCAGGCTTAAAAGCGGCACTATCACGACCGAACTCTACGATGTCGAAGTGGCCGGAACTCATGGGGGCAATGAAGGTGTGCTTGAAGTATTGGGCGGTACGATCACGGCACAGCGTTTCTTCTGTGTTGCCCAAGGGGTTGACAGTGTTGCTACTATCAATATAAGTGGCGGTCTGATAGATGTTTTGGACTACGATTTCGGTAAAAGCTCAGGCGGTGATCTTATGCAGGGGACTACGACGGTAAATCTCAGCGGTGGAACGATTACAGCGGGGAGGAATTTTTATGCGGGTCGGGGCGGTACGTTTACAATGAATATGACCGGCGGCACTGTCAATGCCCAAACGATGTATCTCGGCAGCGATTCGAGCGGGGCATCAACAACAAATGCGCTTGTAATTTGTGGCGGCGGGGTAATCAATATCAATAGTTTACAGATAAATTCTTCGGCCATATCGGCAAAATTGGACATGAGAGGGGGGACGGTAATCATCGAGGGCGATGTCGAATCGATGATAAACAGCTATGTTTCTGCCGGTTATATTGTTGCCTGGGACGGTCTGGGTGATATTTTTGCAAGCTATGATACACCTATTGCGGGCAAAACAACTTTATATGCTGATTCTTATAACCCCTTTGCAGCTTATGACCTGAGCCCTGTTGGGCTTGAGACTAACCTTTCGGCGGAACTGAGTTGGCAAGGCGGGCTGGAAGCAGATTTACATCATGTATATTTCAGTACAAGTTTTGATGATGTAAACAATAGGGCACCGGCTGCCGACAAAGGTTATCAGATATCACCTTATGATGTGGTTGTAGGCGATTTTGAGCAGGGACAGATTTATTACTGGTGTGTTGACGAGGTCAATTCCGGCACGAGAGAAACATGGCCCGGTGAAGTGGTAAGTTTTACTACCATATCCGGTTTAATAGAAAACACTGACTACCGGATTATGTTGTTACCAGATATGGGTTTAAGGCTGGAGGATAAAGAATCCGGAGTGACAGCGGATTTTTCTTCTGAGTTTACCGTGATACACAGTACCTTCCAACCGAGTTTAACACCAGAATATATGCAGTATGCTTCCTGGGCAACTGGTCAGAATCCATTCAGCACGGGTGCAAATTATGTTCTACAGGCAAATAGTGTTAAAGTGATTGAGGACACTATTGTCTGGTCATTTCCAACACACTCGAAATTTGTTTTAGAAGCATGGGTTGATATGTCAACAGATTACAATGAGCCGGCGCTATTTTATACAATTACAGCCTCGTCATCTGGTTGGTTCATGACAGCTTACACCGGTGCTCCAGAGGTGAATCCTGCCACAATGGAGCTGCTGCCCCAACCGACAATGTGGGGAAGAAAACATATCGACCCGCCGGATGGAGGTTCTGTGATATTTCCGGATGAGCCGAAATCTACTCCTGAACATGCGGCACCTATGCCGGCAGTTGCTGTAAGAGACAATGGGGTGACGTGTGCAGTCGCTGTGAATCCCGATTTTCAGAAATTTTGGGTACCAAATTACAGAAGATATGAGTTCGCATTAGGTATTAGAAACCCGGAGGGGAATGCCCAGCCTATCATATTTGCTCCACAGATGGGAGCGCAGTATGGCTCAGGCAACTGGGGTGAGGGCACTCCTACCGATACAGACAGCTATCTGGATGTAGGTGAGAGTTTCAGTTTCAGTCAGTTGTGGATTGTTGATGGTGCTGAGTGGAAGGATGTCTATCGAAGTATAGCCGAGAATATCTATAACGTTAGAGATCAGCGTGATAACTCAGGGCCTGGTTCGATGAATAAACTTTTGGACAATTTAAGAGATTATGCCTTGGTCGGTCACGGCACAGGCCATGATATTAATGAGGGCCCCAATCACGATGCCAATGGCAATCCGACTTATGACTTCTTTGATCCGGCTTACAAAAATTACAATATGTGGGACACAGAGCAGAAATGCAATGAATACTATATTGATCAGCCCGCTGCCTTTAAGATATTAGGCGGTCTTTTTGCCATCAATGCAGCTATCGTTACGGATGACGAAGAGCTGTTCTGGAATCGTGCCCTTCCGCAGGTCGAGTACTGTCTTTCCCGTGAAAAAATGGGTTTTCAGCCGTATAATTATAACTATAACGATATGATGGCTATAAGTAATAACATGGATGGCCCGTTCATGTCCGGAATTGACCTGGGGCATCTTTACTGGATGACCGGAGCAAGGACAGATGCTTTCAAAACCTACTCGCTCGAAAAAGGTTACACCGCTGCGTACACTCGTTTCGAGCAGTCTTTAGAGTGGTATAGGCTTTGGGGTGATCCCGCCGAACTTGATTATGCGATTGACGGGGCATATTACACAATAAGCAATCCTTATCATATTTACGATTTCCAGAAATTTTTGGAGATTTATGACGAAACTGCTGATCCCAACTTCCTGGAAGAGGCAGAAAAGTATGCCTATAATTTTACGACAACGTTAAATACTTCTCCGCGTGTACCCGATGCAAATATAATAGTAGATATCAACAATGAAGCACCGATACACCATCATACCTATGGACGACATGCTGCCTGGGGCTTTGATCCTCCAGAGCCCATGTATGCACCAGAGCAGGAGGTTCCTGCCTGGCGGCCGGCGTTTACCGGAATGCAGCCAATGACCTATCGGGCATTCACCTTTAGCGAATTCCCCGGGCCGCTTTTGCGACTCAGCGGGAACCTTGACGATGACTTCCTGAAATCACTTGCCCGGTGGGGGGCTGTGGGTAGATGGGCGAACTGGCCTGGACAGCAGTTTTCTACCATCGATCATTCACTGGTTTACGAACAGGATGATTATCCAATGCACCCGCTGCAGTACATGACGTTTACCTCTGTGCATCCCTGGCATCACTATATGTATTTCTTATACGCAATTGACTTTATGGTCAATGATGTGATCACGAAGTCTAATGGTAATGTTGATTTTCCAAGGCGAAATATACAAGACAAGGGTGCTGGCGGCAGGCAGAATCTGTGGGGGCATGACAGTGGCCGGTTTTATGAAGATCAGGATGTCATTCTATGGCTGCCAAGAAATCTGATTTCGCTGAATACCGAGCAAATCAACTATATAGCAGGCTATGGTAATGGCAATCTTTATCTGGCTCTGTCAAATCAGTCTTTTGATCCGTTGACTGATGTCTCGGTGACCCTAAATCCTGACCGCGTGGGATTCAGCTCAACACATACTGTCAAAGTATGGGAGGAAAATGCGCCTCAAAAAGCTAAATTGCTTTCTGAAGGAGCTTTAACGGTGAATGTTGCCGCAAGCGGATTGACCGTTCTCGTCATCGAAAACGTCGAAATCAAAACCGGCAAGGTTCACAGAGAGATATTTGGTAAACCGAAATACACCCTTACTCCAGAGAGCCTTTCCAGAACAAGTGAACCTTTTGGCAAGATGGTTGGGATGATTATCTCATTTGGACCGGAATTGACCGAGGCTTACTGTTACACCGATGCCAAGGCTCACTTTCATGAAGGTGGTGATGCTGATTATGTGGTAATGAGATATTCCCTGGATGGCGGTCCGTGGCATAAAGTAACCGATGAGATCTTTCCGTTCGAATTTTCAACGATGTTATCTCCAGATGCCAACGAATTCAGCTTTTACTTTGACAAGGTGGATATGGCCGGAAACCATACAATATCTGAAATACGTACTCTTGATGCCAGAAAAATCACAACACTTTCCGGAAGGGTGGCCGATATTGACGGAAGTGGTATTCTTGGTGTAGAGGTTATGTGCAGCGGATCGGCTTCTGTTGTTACAGGCTCAGAAGGAAAGTACAATATAGAAAATGTTCTCGGCGGCCCTCAAACGCTGATGGTTTCAAAAGCAGGTTATGAGTTTATTCCATCTCAAAGAACTGTAGATCTGAGAATTGGCAGCTTAGGCAATATTGACTGGGTTGGAAAATATGGTCAATTCAGCACATTAGATTACATACATATACTTGCATCAGACTGGCTCAGTGTCGATGTAATAGATTTGCTTAGTATTCCATATTGTCTATGCACGCCTGTGGGAGACTTAAATCAGGATTGCCGTGTTAATTACCTGGATTTGTCTCATATTGCTCCATAA
- a CDS encoding acetylxylan esterase translates to MNKLLLILLGLTQSASTHRRRGIIGLWLILGLNLSLIIITSTARDTRPPSDYVLTIETDRPKAFYQQGERVGFNISLTRKGQPVNSAKIHLRISKDGITPNIHEEDIVITNGKAFTSAVLSEPGFLNGRVDFRVPEENRILSSFAAAAVDPLKIGPSMPPPDDFDEFWASQKERLADSKINLKMTLVDSAYSDLEIYDVQADCFDGIHLSAYLAKPVGAKPASLPATVLCHGAGVASSRMSSVAGWAREGFVAIDFNAHGLPNGQPRSFYTNLYKNELKRYYMRGAKSRETLFFRELFIRLMRATDIVASQPEWDGKILVANGRSQGGGQAIAAAGLDSRVTFIAAQIPALCDHTGIAAGRINGWPKLIPVDANGKPDSDVMKAVRYYDAMNFATRTKADAFFTVGFIDRSCPPTGVYAAYNQLSGDKNIMNHLHTGHVTSEDADKAVRIAVLKHVRQMRNK, encoded by the coding sequence ATGAATAAGCTGTTGTTGATTCTTCTCGGGCTTACTCAGTCTGCATCAACGCATAGACGGCGAGGGATTATCGGTCTCTGGCTGATTCTGGGGTTGAACTTGTCATTAATAATAATTACATCAACGGCACGAGATACGCGGCCTCCGTCGGATTATGTGTTGACGATTGAAACAGATCGTCCTAAGGCCTTTTACCAGCAGGGAGAGCGGGTTGGTTTTAATATATCGCTGACCAGAAAAGGACAGCCGGTAAACAGCGCCAAAATCCATTTGCGTATATCTAAAGATGGAATTACTCCGAATATACATGAGGAAGATATTGTGATTACTAATGGCAAAGCTTTTACCTCTGCTGTGCTTAGTGAACCGGGATTTCTTAATGGCCGTGTGGATTTTCGGGTGCCGGAAGAAAACCGTATTCTCAGTTCTTTTGCAGCAGCTGCGGTTGATCCGCTAAAGATCGGCCCAAGCATGCCGCCGCCGGATGATTTTGATGAGTTCTGGGCTTCTCAGAAGGAGAGATTAGCCGATTCTAAAATAAACCTCAAAATGACTCTGGTGGACTCGGCTTATTCGGATTTGGAAATATATGATGTACAGGCGGACTGTTTTGATGGAATTCACCTTTCCGCGTACCTTGCCAAACCAGTGGGAGCAAAACCCGCTTCTTTGCCCGCAACCGTCCTGTGCCATGGTGCAGGAGTAGCCAGCTCCAGAATGAGCAGTGTTGCGGGGTGGGCTCGTGAGGGGTTTGTTGCCATTGATTTTAATGCGCATGGTCTGCCGAACGGCCAGCCGCGGTCGTTTTATACCAATCTATATAAAAATGAGCTCAAACGCTATTATATGCGTGGAGCAAAGTCACGGGAAACCTTATTCTTCCGTGAACTGTTCATTCGTCTTATGCGTGCAACGGATATAGTGGCATCACAACCCGAGTGGGACGGCAAAATCCTGGTTGCTAACGGTCGCAGCCAGGGCGGCGGACAGGCGATTGCCGCTGCCGGGCTGGACTCTCGTGTTACGTTTATTGCCGCCCAGATTCCTGCACTGTGCGATCACACCGGCATAGCAGCCGGACGTATTAACGGATGGCCAAAATTGATTCCTGTGGATGCAAACGGCAAACCGGATTCTGATGTTATGAAGGCTGTTCGTTACTACGATGCAATGAATTTCGCGACCCGAACCAAAGCCGATGCGTTTTTCACTGTTGGATTTATTGACCGAAGTTGTCCTCCAACAGGAGTTTATGCCGCGTACAATCAGTTGTCCGGAGATAAAAATATTATGAACCATCTACATACGGGGCATGTTACTTCAGAAGATGCAGACAAAGCAGTCCGTATTGCCGTACTCAAACATGTTCGACAGATGAGAAATAAATAA